The following proteins are co-located in the Heteronotia binoei isolate CCM8104 ecotype False Entrance Well chromosome 8, APGP_CSIRO_Hbin_v1, whole genome shotgun sequence genome:
- the LOC132576123 gene encoding uncharacterized protein K02A2.6-like has product KMSVLIEGAPCLMEVDSGSSISIISEETLKRLCPRRRLHTRPADFVLRDFQKNPVHIVGWARVNVERGSFRGPLDILVVKRQLTTLLGLAWFQPLGIQLVGVDHMRTSNFDGVCREFPEVFDGSLGSYKGPPITLPIDPTVRPIRLKARRVPFALKPKIEAELDRLTAQGVLEPVTYADWETPIVTPVKPNGEVRICADYKCTINKALQDNPYPVPVVSHVLAALAGAKVFGKLDLAQAYQQLPVDAKTAEAQTIVTHRGAFRVKRLQFGVSVAPGIFQSIMDSLLKGIPGVQPFFDDVLIAAPTEGEFSRRLREVLRRFQAAGLKVKKEKCLLGVPRVEFLGFAVDAAGIHPTADKTKAIVQAPAPKCKAELQTAAFQAVKDLLVSNAVLHHYDENLPLILACDASPYGVGAVLGHQLPDGREVPVAYYSRTLSPAERNYAQIDKEALAIVAGVHKFNDYLYGRRFTIATDHKPLLGLLAPDRQTPQILSQRVLRWNQFLNSYTYTLVHCPGKAMGHADALSRLPLPATDPDPAPAHGVMLIESLPERPLHAEEVARATGRDRILARVRDWVGRGWPAGKVEDAFRPFTSRKDELSTHKGCILWGSRVVVPPPLRRQVLEDLHETHPGIVRMKALARSYVWWPGMDEE; this is encoded by the exons aaaatgtcggtcctgatcgagggcgccccatgcctcatggaagtagactcgggttcctccatctcgatcatttcggaggaaaccctcaagagactatgcccccgccgccgcctccatacgaggccagcggacttcgtattaagggactttcaaaaaaacccggtacacatcgtggggtgggcccgggtgaatgtggaacgagggagttttagaggacccctagacatcctggtggtcaagcgccaactgaccacactcctagggctggcttggttccagccgctgggaatccagctagtgggggtagaccacatgcggaccagcaatttcgacggggtctgccgggagttcccagaggtcttcgacgggtccctggggagctacaaggggccgcccatcaccctaccgatcgacccaacggtccggcccataaggctcaaggcgagacgcgtcccgttcgccctaaaaccgaaaatagaggcggaactggaccgcctcacggcccaaggcgtcctagagccagtcacatacgccgactgggagacccctatagtgacgcccgtaaaacccaacggggaggtgaggatctgcgctgattacaagtgcacgatcaacaaggctctacaggacaatccctacccagtcccggtggtcagccatgtcctcgcagcgctagccggggcgaaggtttttgggaagctggacttagctcaggcataccagcaactgccggtcgacgctaagacagcagaggcacagacaatcgtgacccacaggggggcgttcagggttaaacggctgcagttcggcgtgagcgtggctccggggattttccaaagcataatggactctctccttaaagggatccccggagtccagcccttcttcgacgacgttttgatcgccgcccccaccgaaggagagttcagccgccgcctgcgagaggtcctcagacggttccaggcggcggggctgaaggtgaaaaaagaaaaatgcttgttgggtgttccgcgagtggagttcctgggcttcgcagtggacgcagcgggaatccacccaaccgcggacaagaccaaggccattgtccaggcccctgcccccaaatgcaaagcagaactacaga ccgcggcgttccaggcggtcaaagacctcttagtctcaaacgcggttcttcatcactacgatgaaaaccttcccctgatcctggcttgcgacgcctctccctacggggtgggagcggtcctggggcaccaactcccggacgggagggaagtgccggtcgcctattactccaggactctgtccccagccgagaggaactacgcccagatcgataaagaggccctggcgatcgtggcgggagtccacaagttcaacgactacctctacggtaggcgcttcaccattgccacggaccacaagccactcctcggcctcctagcccccgaccggcaaaccccccaaatcctttcacagagggttttacggtggaaccagttcctgaactcgtacacctacacgttggtccactgcccagggaaagcaatggggcacgccgatgccctcagccgcctgccgctgcccgccacagacccagatcccgccccggcccacggggtgatgcttatagagtccctccccgagcgcccactacacgccgaagaggtggctcgagctacgggcagagaccgcatcctagcgcgggtcagggactgggtgggaagggggtggccagcgggcaaggtggaagatgcattcaggccattcacgtccaggaaggacgagctatcgacccacaaggggtgcatactctgggggagccgggtggtggttcccccccccttgcgcagacaggtgttggaagatctccacgagacccacccgggcatcgtgaggatgaaagccctggcccggagttacgtgtggtggccaggcatggacgaggaa